From Lysobacter auxotrophicus, the proteins below share one genomic window:
- a CDS encoding YadA-like family protein — translation MKRKISLYVTILLVVTALPAQAGEVCALASGGGTTSGGSVADGTGAIACGTNANAAGEGATAVGDTASATGFVSTAVGQAATASGDSATAYGGISLASGGFSSAFGASSGATADYTTAIGHSAQAIDTFSTAIGASGFAGGLASTALGFSTGALGAGSLAVGSNSLAASDASTAIGGWTDLDGDGSVDANEMTTANATGTTALGSAALASGTNSIALGFRSSTAADDTIALGSLSSATAINSVALGASSIADRVNTVSIGRAGAERQLTNLAPGTQATDAVNLQQLQTVETKADLGITNAAAAQGTANTALTTAATAQSTADTAAASAATAQTTADTALNAAANAQTTADSALTAATTAQATADGALSVANNAQATADGAVTIATNAQSTADSALTAAGNSQATADNAQATATTALSTANAAQSTANTALSAVNNATGTANAYADAGDAATLASARSHIDNAATAAVGSANVYTDQKSAQALSSANAYTDARVSALVLDFSGLRAEIDDRFQEQDRRISRNGAMSAAMMQMAANAAYAKPDRGRLSMGVGVEDGENAVSIGYGRRIGDNVSMSIGAAFSSDDNSAGIGFGVDL, via the coding sequence ATGAAGCGCAAGATCAGCCTCTACGTGACCATCTTGTTGGTCGTCACCGCATTGCCCGCGCAGGCCGGCGAGGTATGCGCACTCGCCAGCGGTGGTGGAACGACATCCGGCGGCAGCGTTGCCGACGGAACCGGTGCCATCGCATGCGGTACCAACGCCAACGCCGCTGGCGAGGGTGCAACCGCGGTGGGCGACACCGCGTCGGCGACGGGATTCGTCAGCACTGCGGTCGGGCAGGCCGCCACCGCCAGCGGCGACTCCGCCACGGCGTACGGTGGCATTTCACTGGCCAGTGGCGGGTTCTCGTCCGCTTTCGGCGCATCATCGGGGGCGACCGCGGACTATACGACGGCAATCGGCCACTCGGCGCAGGCAATCGACACGTTCAGTACTGCGATCGGCGCGTCCGGCTTCGCTGGCGGGCTGGCTTCCACTGCATTGGGCTTCAGCACCGGCGCGCTGGGGGCGGGCTCGCTCGCGGTGGGATCCAACAGCCTGGCGGCGAGCGACGCATCAACGGCGATCGGTGGCTGGACGGACCTGGACGGGGACGGATCGGTCGATGCGAACGAGATGACCACGGCCAATGCCACCGGCACTACGGCGCTCGGCAGCGCGGCACTCGCTTCGGGCACCAACAGCATCGCGCTGGGTTTCCGGAGCAGCACGGCTGCCGACGACACGATTGCGTTGGGCAGCCTCAGCAGCGCTACGGCCATCAACAGTGTCGCGCTTGGCGCGAGCTCCATCGCGGATCGAGTGAACACCGTATCCATCGGCCGTGCAGGCGCCGAGCGCCAGCTCACCAACCTCGCCCCCGGTACGCAGGCGACCGACGCGGTGAATCTCCAGCAACTGCAGACGGTCGAGACGAAGGCCGATCTGGGAATCACGAATGCAGCGGCGGCCCAGGGCACGGCGAACACGGCGTTGACCACCGCCGCGACCGCGCAGTCCACCGCGGATACGGCTGCTGCCAGTGCTGCGACGGCGCAGACGACTGCGGACACCGCACTCAATGCCGCCGCGAATGCCCAGACTACCGCTGACAGCGCGCTGACCGCGGCGACCACGGCCCAGGCGACTGCGGACGGGGCGCTGTCCGTAGCCAACAACGCGCAGGCGACGGCGGACGGCGCGGTGACGATCGCCACCAATGCCCAGTCCACTGCGGATTCCGCGCTGACGGCTGCCGGTAATTCGCAGGCCACCGCAGACAACGCCCAGGCCACCGCTACGACCGCGTTGAGCACGGCAAACGCGGCCCAATCCACCGCCAACACGGCACTGTCGGCCGTGAACAACGCCACCGGTACTGCCAACGCCTACGCCGACGCAGGCGACGCGGCGACGCTGGCGTCGGCCCGAAGCCATATCGACAACGCTGCAACCGCGGCAGTGGGGTCGGCGAACGTCTACACGGATCAGAAGAGCGCCCAGGCGCTTTCGTCAGCCAACGCGTATACCGACGCCAGGGTCAGCGCGCTCGTGCTCGACTTCAGCGGGCTGCGCGCGGAAATCGACGACCGTTTCCAGGAGCAGGATCGGCGGATAAGCCGTAACGGCGCGATGTCGGCAGCGATGATGCAAATGGCAGCCAATGCGGCCTATGCCAAGCCCGATCGCGGCAGGTTGTCGATGGGCGTTGGCGTGGAGGATGGCGAGAACGCCGTTTCCATCGGCTATGGACGCCGCATTGGCGACAACGTTTCGATGAGCATCGGCGCCGCCTTCTCCAGCGACGACAACTCGGCAGGCATCGGTTTTGGCGTCGACCTGTAG
- a CDS encoding DUF7674 family protein, producing MDDEQAMRELAARLRGRFPDEAAQTDSLFAERGSVAHSEYDWIEAFAGRVADAVRESRSANVGELTGFFAKQYRDGPLAVQRIVDVALAENILLGLDDQAKAWAWPHIAIEIRHLYAATWGVPH from the coding sequence ATGGACGACGAACAGGCCATGCGTGAGCTAGCGGCCAGGCTTCGCGGTCGCTTTCCGGATGAGGCAGCACAGACGGATAGTCTGTTCGCGGAACGCGGATCGGTCGCGCATTCCGAGTACGACTGGATCGAAGCGTTTGCGGGCCGAGTCGCCGATGCAGTGAGGGAGAGCCGCAGCGCGAACGTCGGGGAGCTGACGGGGTTCTTTGCGAAGCAGTACCGAGACGGCCCCTTAGCCGTCCAGCGCATCGTGGATGTCGCCCTCGCCGAGAACATCCTTCTCGGCCTTGACGATCAGGCGAAAGCTTGGGCATGGCCGCACATTGCGATCGAGATCCGGCATCTGTACGCCGCCACGTGGGGTGTGCCTCACTGA
- a CDS encoding ArsR/SmtB family transcription factor, whose translation MVQHSAARFNASFAALADVTRRGVLDRLARGDASITELADRFEMTLTGMKKHVDVLELAGLVTTEKVGRVRTCRIGPCRLEEEMAWIARYRQVWDARFEALDGVIDELKREEKGRGRKKRK comes from the coding sequence ATGGTTCAGCATTCGGCCGCACGCTTCAACGCCTCCTTCGCCGCCCTCGCGGACGTCACGCGTCGTGGCGTGCTCGACCGGCTCGCGCGTGGCGATGCCTCCATCACCGAGCTTGCCGACCGGTTCGAGATGACCCTCACGGGCATGAAGAAGCATGTCGACGTGCTGGAACTGGCGGGGCTGGTGACCACCGAGAAGGTCGGCCGCGTGCGCACCTGCCGCATCGGCCCGTGCCGCCTGGAGGAGGAGATGGCGTGGATCGCGCGCTACCGCCAGGTGTGGGACGCGCGCTTCGAAGCGCTGGACGGCGTCATCGATGAACTCAAACGAGAGGAGAAGGGTCGTGGTCGCAAAAAGCGAAAGTGA
- a CDS encoding arginase family protein, which translates to MPFDLALSYPQWQGSGRHANLPRGAQAAASVCARFAPLTRMAPVGDGGDMAHGVNRWDAILAQFRNAQQLLAKSGARRVLTAGGDCAVDVAVIDHLHRLHPQLRVIWIDAHLDANTPETSPSGNFHGMPVSAILGRAPAPMRPLLGRPLDPSRFHYVGIQVGDEGDWQLQRELDLRKLEPHTPIDGPVHVHFDLDALDPQEFAYVAYPDGKLRVDDAIALLRRIALDADVVGLTITEFAPADDDEARAGAEVIDALCEAAGARRLA; encoded by the coding sequence ATGCCGTTCGATCTCGCCCTTTCCTATCCGCAATGGCAGGGTTCGGGGCGGCACGCCAACCTGCCGCGCGGGGCGCAGGCTGCCGCCTCGGTGTGCGCGCGCTTCGCACCGCTCACGCGCATGGCGCCCGTCGGCGATGGCGGCGACATGGCGCATGGCGTGAACCGCTGGGACGCGATCCTCGCGCAGTTCCGCAACGCACAGCAGCTGCTGGCGAAATCCGGCGCTCGGCGCGTACTGACCGCCGGCGGCGATTGCGCCGTCGATGTCGCGGTGATCGATCACCTGCATCGCCTGCATCCGCAGTTGCGCGTGATCTGGATCGACGCGCATCTGGACGCGAACACGCCGGAGACTTCGCCCAGCGGCAACTTCCACGGCATGCCGGTGAGCGCGATCCTCGGGCGCGCGCCGGCGCCGATGCGCCCGTTGCTCGGGCGGCCGCTCGATCCGTCGCGCTTCCATTACGTCGGCATCCAGGTCGGCGACGAGGGCGACTGGCAGCTGCAGCGCGAACTCGATCTGCGAAAGCTCGAACCGCACACGCCGATCGATGGCCCGGTGCACGTCCATTTCGACCTGGACGCGCTGGACCCGCAGGAGTTTGCGTATGTCGCCTACCCGGACGGCAAGCTGCGCGTCGACGATGCGATCGCGCTGCTGCGCCGCATCGCACTCGATGCCGATGTGGTCGGCCTGACCATCACCGAATTCGCGCCGGCCGACGACGATGAAGCACGCGCGGGAGCCGAGGTGATCGACGCACTGTGCGAGGCGGCCGGCGCGCGCCGGCTGGCGTAG
- a CDS encoding M28 family metallopeptidase, producing MRQFLPALALLAAPAFAHDAPPPAETPWLHDIGTAPSAARIEADVRKLVSFGTRHTLSSQTDPKRGIGAATAWIHDEFERISRECGGCLEVRYVKGTVQGEPRIPGPVEVVSVIAIQRGTADPNRYVIMSGDIDSRVSDVMNATADSPGANDNASGIAGTLEAARVLSRQRFPGSIVYAALSGEEQGLFGGKFLAQEAKKNGWRIEAVLNNDMIGNSAGLTGVVDNTTARVFAEGTRANETAEEARQRRFTGGEVDSPTRNLARYIDRMADYVPNLDVMMVYRLDRFGRGGHHRPFNDLGYPAVRVMETNENYDRQHQDLRTENGRVYGDTIEGVDFAYAAKLTALNTVSLAGMASAPPPPANVSIEGAVTADTTLKWTRAPAKQAPNLAGYKLYWRLTTEPQWTHSRWVGDVTEFTLKNTVIDNYFFGVAAVAKDGTESPVVFPGAAGSFGGY from the coding sequence ATGCGCCAGTTCCTTCCCGCCCTAGCCCTCCTCGCCGCTCCCGCCTTCGCCCACGACGCGCCGCCGCCGGCGGAGACGCCGTGGTTGCACGACATCGGCACCGCGCCGTCGGCCGCACGCATCGAGGCGGACGTGCGCAAGCTCGTCTCGTTCGGCACGCGCCACACGCTGTCGAGCCAGACTGATCCGAAGCGCGGCATCGGTGCCGCCACGGCCTGGATCCACGACGAGTTCGAGCGCATCTCGCGCGAATGCGGCGGCTGCCTGGAGGTGCGCTACGTCAAGGGCACGGTGCAGGGCGAGCCGCGCATCCCGGGGCCGGTCGAGGTGGTCAGCGTCATCGCGATCCAGCGCGGCACGGCCGATCCGAACCGCTACGTGATCATGAGCGGCGACATCGACTCGCGCGTGAGCGACGTGATGAACGCCACCGCTGATTCGCCGGGCGCGAACGACAATGCCTCAGGCATCGCCGGCACGCTGGAAGCCGCGCGCGTGCTGAGCCGGCAGCGCTTTCCCGGCTCGATCGTCTATGCGGCGCTGTCCGGCGAGGAACAGGGCCTGTTCGGCGGCAAGTTCCTCGCGCAGGAAGCGAAGAAGAACGGCTGGCGCATCGAGGCGGTGCTCAACAACGACATGATCGGCAACAGCGCGGGCCTGACCGGCGTGGTGGACAACACCACCGCGCGCGTGTTCGCCGAAGGCACGCGCGCCAACGAGACGGCCGAAGAAGCGCGCCAGCGTCGCTTCACCGGCGGCGAAGTCGACTCGCCCACGCGCAACCTCGCCCGCTACATCGACCGCATGGCCGACTACGTTCCCAACCTCGACGTGATGATGGTCTATCGTCTCGACCGCTTCGGGCGCGGCGGGCACCATCGCCCGTTCAACGACCTGGGCTACCCCGCCGTGCGCGTGATGGAAACCAACGAGAACTACGACCGCCAGCACCAGGACCTGCGCACGGAGAACGGGCGCGTGTACGGCGACACCATCGAAGGCGTGGATTTCGCCTACGCCGCCAAGCTCACCGCACTCAACACGGTCAGCCTCGCCGGCATGGCGTCCGCACCGCCGCCGCCGGCGAACGTGTCCATCGAGGGCGCGGTGACCGCCGACACCACGCTGAAGTGGACGCGCGCCCCGGCGAAACAGGCACCGAACCTCGCCGGCTACAAGCTCTACTGGCGCCTCACCACCGAGCCGCAGTGGACGCATAGCCGCTGGGTCGGCGACGTCACCGAATTCACGCTGAAGAACACGGTGATCGACAACTACTTCTTCGGCGTGGCCGCCGTGGCGAAGGACGGCACCGAAAGCCCAGTGGTGTTCCCGGGCGCGGCGGGGAGCTTCGGCGGGTACTAG
- a CDS encoding DUF695 domain-containing protein: MDSRTELTPGVPRPWLLSNTTYEGYPTYFRRPDIRVSEFESLRPRFPVLLTVTHHLGAVKSNGLPESEYNLSLMDLDSALLEPFEEELHGLVAVVETFAGKRTYYLYVSASFDLDEFERAITSCHADVRMAWERDDDPTWRLFRGYARDFQFP; this comes from the coding sequence ATGGATTCACGCACCGAGCTCACTCCCGGCGTTCCAAGGCCGTGGCTTCTCAGCAATACGACGTACGAAGGCTATCCCACCTACTTCCGAAGGCCAGACATCAGGGTCTCCGAGTTCGAATCGCTCCGCCCGCGGTTTCCGGTCCTTCTCACCGTCACCCATCACTTAGGTGCGGTAAAGAGCAACGGATTGCCGGAATCGGAATACAACCTCTCCCTGATGGATCTGGATTCAGCGCTGCTCGAACCCTTCGAGGAGGAACTGCACGGACTAGTGGCAGTCGTGGAAACGTTCGCCGGCAAGCGCACCTACTACCTCTATGTCAGCGCGTCATTCGATCTTGACGAGTTCGAGCGTGCCATCACCTCTTGCCACGCGGACGTGCGCATGGCGTGGGAACGCGACGACGACCCGACTTGGCGCCTCTTTCGCGGCTACGCGAGGGACTTCCAGTTCCCGTGA
- a CDS encoding TolB family protein codes for MPFHAVSRTTVPLCACLLLSWIAPDCRAEVLDVAAPVRMTPDAFSSGDYESSPTFSNDGREVFFFRADAGYRRYRLLTSRCVDGRWTPPVAPSFAMPDVSEADPALSTDGRWLYYVSARADPAGERLDIWRVQRDGYGDGRWGEPERLPEPVNSAASQLLPRPQPDGRLLFGSSREGGMGQGDIYLATPGAGGKWNVENVGAPVSTPANEYEAELSRDGRVLVTVANRGTTSHLYVYDRRGTTWRERGRVPARTDVFQVGPLLSPDGRRLLFSQADGAERSGEWFVVDLAPDADMAWPPRCGSGTR; via the coding sequence ATGCCCTTCCATGCCGTTTCGCGCACGACGGTGCCCCTGTGTGCATGCCTGCTCCTGTCGTGGATCGCGCCGGACTGCCGCGCCGAGGTGCTCGACGTCGCGGCGCCCGTACGCATGACGCCCGACGCGTTCTCGAGCGGCGATTACGAGTCCTCGCCGACGTTCTCGAACGACGGTCGCGAAGTGTTCTTCTTCCGCGCCGACGCGGGTTATCGGCGATACCGGCTGCTTACGTCGCGTTGCGTCGATGGACGATGGACGCCGCCGGTGGCGCCTTCCTTCGCCATGCCGGACGTGTCGGAAGCCGATCCCGCGCTGTCCACGGATGGGCGCTGGCTCTACTACGTGTCGGCGCGCGCCGATCCCGCCGGCGAGCGACTCGACATCTGGCGCGTGCAACGCGACGGCTACGGCGACGGCCGCTGGGGCGAACCCGAACGCCTGCCCGAGCCGGTCAACTCCGCGGCATCGCAACTGCTTCCGCGCCCTCAGCCCGATGGCCGCCTGCTGTTCGGTTCAAGCCGCGAAGGCGGGATGGGCCAGGGCGATATCTATCTGGCAACGCCCGGCGCAGGCGGAAAGTGGAACGTCGAGAACGTCGGCGCCCCCGTCAGCACGCCCGCCAACGAGTACGAGGCCGAGCTGTCGCGCGACGGACGCGTGCTGGTCACGGTGGCCAATCGCGGGACCACGTCGCACCTGTACGTCTACGATCGCCGCGGCACGACGTGGCGCGAACGCGGCCGCGTACCGGCGCGCACGGACGTCTTCCAGGTGGGCCCGCTGCTGTCGCCAGATGGCCGTCGCCTGCTGTTTTCGCAGGCCGACGGCGCGGAACGTTCCGGCGAATGGTTCGTCGTCGATCTGGCACCGGACGCGGACATGGCGTGGCCGCCGCGGTGCGGTTCGGGCACTAGATAG
- a CDS encoding SRPBCC family protein: MNSNERRRVVVAKSESESRRTQVRIASEREVIVTRTFDAPARLVFRAWAEPELFRKWWVPRSMGMTLRSCEMDVRTGGKYRLEFGDDPANPMAFFGTYLDVVPGKRIVWTNEESGEAASVTTVTLEERDGKTLLVMSEVYPTREAFDAAGTGAQEATVETFEQLDELLAELAA; the protein is encoded by the coding sequence ATGAACTCAAACGAGAGGAGAAGGGTCGTGGTCGCAAAAAGCGAAAGTGAATCCCGGCGCACGCAGGTGCGGATCGCCTCCGAACGCGAGGTCATCGTCACGCGCACGTTCGACGCGCCCGCGCGGCTCGTGTTCCGGGCGTGGGCCGAGCCCGAATTGTTCAGGAAGTGGTGGGTGCCCCGATCGATGGGCATGACGCTTCGCTCGTGCGAGATGGACGTGCGAACCGGCGGCAAATACCGCCTGGAATTCGGCGACGATCCTGCCAACCCGATGGCGTTCTTCGGCACGTACCTCGACGTGGTTCCTGGCAAGCGCATCGTCTGGACGAACGAGGAAAGTGGCGAGGCGGCCTCGGTCACCACCGTGACGCTGGAAGAGCGCGACGGCAAAACGTTGCTCGTCATGAGCGAGGTGTATCCCACCCGCGAAGCGTTCGACGCGGCCGGCACCGGCGCGCAGGAAGCGACGGTCGAAACGTTCGAACAACTCGACGAACTGCTGGCCGAACTGGCGGCGTAG
- a CDS encoding DUF6714 family protein has product METCAAQIDHAFRDVPKRPSITLRAGNALDDYENPPDFDPAVDSVSPEYFETYFSGISYLDPQSWLFYLPHLLKRSLACRVDGRSSLVNAFLWSLRPPDRNPPRFGVLTTEQERVVVAVLDELAFSSESMWRDEAMTALEEYWAPGATYR; this is encoded by the coding sequence ATGGAGACGTGCGCCGCGCAGATCGATCACGCGTTTCGCGATGTACCGAAGCGGCCTTCCATCACCCTGCGGGCAGGTAATGCGCTGGACGACTACGAGAACCCGCCTGACTTCGACCCTGCCGTTGACAGCGTTTCACCTGAGTATTTCGAAACGTACTTCTCGGGCATCTCGTACCTGGACCCGCAATCGTGGCTGTTCTACTTGCCGCACCTCCTTAAGCGCTCGCTGGCCTGCCGCGTTGATGGGCGCTCCAGTCTGGTCAATGCGTTTCTCTGGTCGTTACGTCCGCCAGACCGGAATCCGCCGCGTTTCGGTGTGCTCACGACAGAGCAGGAACGAGTAGTAGTTGCGGTACTGGACGAGCTTGCGTTCTCGTCGGAATCAATGTGGCGGGATGAAGCGATGACCGCGCTGGAAGAATACTGGGCGCCCGGGGCGACTTACAGGTGA
- a CDS encoding threonine synthase, producing MSYVRCVRGIASGVEYSADTPMNLDPVDGRPVEMVLDLERLAHEKPDAAWYRPQRRDLWRFGALMALDADDPVDAAHLVPLGEGATPLLDYSTHPVAATAGLALQLKDEGKAHPGYGANPTQSFKDRGMAMVAAQARRLGLTRLAVPTQGNAGDSLVRYALEGGLSVVVAMPDDTPMPILGGVAAAARRHPERVTLELVGPTIREAGAFLKERYIPDGWFSVATFQEPGWRIEGKKSLALELAEPLPGETRWSLPDAVIYPTGGGTGVLGMWKAWDELEALGMIDARRPRMLCVQSARTAPLVRAFDAGAADTTVVEAGTTLAVGLNVPGGVGHFRVLDIIRRSGGAAVAVEEARIESELAATWRRTHDWISPEGAACLAALPQLLDRGLVRRGERVVAVNTGSSEKYLPTLRHLL from the coding sequence ATGTCCTACGTGCGCTGCGTTCGCGGTATCGCCTCCGGCGTCGAGTATTCCGCCGACACCCCGATGAACCTGGATCCGGTCGACGGTCGCCCGGTCGAGATGGTGCTCGACCTGGAGCGGCTGGCGCACGAAAAACCGGACGCGGCGTGGTATCGCCCGCAGCGCCGCGACCTGTGGCGTTTCGGCGCGTTGATGGCGCTGGATGCCGACGATCCGGTCGACGCCGCGCATCTGGTTCCGCTCGGCGAAGGCGCCACGCCGCTGCTCGATTACTCGACGCATCCGGTTGCGGCGACGGCGGGCCTCGCGCTCCAGCTCAAGGACGAAGGCAAGGCGCATCCCGGCTACGGCGCGAACCCGACGCAGAGTTTCAAGGATCGCGGCATGGCGATGGTCGCCGCGCAGGCGCGACGCCTGGGCCTGACCCGGCTCGCCGTGCCGACGCAGGGCAACGCGGGCGATTCGCTCGTGCGTTACGCGCTGGAAGGCGGACTGAGCGTCGTGGTCGCGATGCCCGATGACACGCCCATGCCGATCCTCGGCGGCGTCGCCGCGGCGGCCAGACGTCATCCCGAGCGGGTGACGCTCGAGCTGGTCGGCCCGACCATCCGCGAAGCCGGCGCGTTCCTCAAGGAGCGCTACATCCCCGATGGCTGGTTTTCCGTCGCGACGTTCCAGGAACCAGGCTGGCGCATCGAGGGAAAGAAGTCGCTCGCCCTGGAACTCGCCGAGCCGTTGCCCGGCGAAACCCGCTGGTCGTTGCCCGATGCGGTGATCTACCCCACCGGCGGCGGCACCGGCGTGCTCGGCATGTGGAAGGCGTGGGACGAACTCGAAGCGCTCGGCATGATCGATGCGCGACGCCCGCGCATGCTGTGCGTGCAGAGCGCACGAACCGCGCCGCTCGTGCGTGCGTTCGATGCGGGCGCGGCGGACACGACCGTCGTCGAAGCGGGCACGACCCTCGCGGTGGGTCTCAACGTGCCCGGCGGCGTCGGACATTTCCGCGTGCTGGACATCATCCGGCGGAGCGGCGGCGCGGCGGTCGCGGTCGAAGAGGCGCGGATCGAATCCGAACTCGCCGCGACGTGGCGCCGCACGCACGACTGGATCTCGCCCGAAGGCGCAGCCTGCCTCGCGGCGCTGCCGCAGTTGCTCGACCGAGGCCTCGTCCGGCGCGGCGAGCGGGTCGTCGCGGTGAACACCGGCTCCAGCGAGAAGTACTTGCCGACGCTGCGCCACCTGCTTTGA
- a CDS encoding Hsp20/alpha crystallin family protein: MVRNPQWPAQGSMKDPVKQIFDRLFEGSLFQNTTDESSVVTSQWVPRVDIKEEADRFLLYADIPGVDPQAIEVQMDKGLLTIKGERREEKVHETERYSRIERRHGVFHRRFALPDSADPDGITASGHNGVLTISIPKRPESTPRRIQVGSVLNS; this comes from the coding sequence ATGGTTCGTAATCCCCAGTGGCCCGCGCAGGGATCGATGAAGGATCCGGTCAAGCAGATCTTCGACCGCCTCTTCGAGGGGAGTCTGTTCCAGAACACCACCGACGAGTCGTCGGTCGTCACCAGCCAGTGGGTACCGCGCGTGGACATCAAGGAGGAAGCCGACCGCTTCCTGCTGTACGCGGATATCCCTGGCGTCGATCCGCAGGCCATCGAGGTGCAGATGGACAAGGGGTTGCTGACGATCAAGGGCGAACGCCGCGAGGAGAAGGTGCACGAAACCGAACGGTACTCGCGCATCGAGCGCCGACACGGCGTCTTCCACCGCCGCTTCGCACTGCCCGACAGCGCCGACCCGGACGGCATCACCGCGTCCGGGCACAACGGCGTGCTGACCATCAGCATCCCCAAACGTCCCGAATCCACGCCTCGCCGCATCCAGGTCGGGTCCGTCCTCAACTCCTGA
- a CDS encoding alpha/beta fold hydrolase: protein MSGALGDPKTSRWLKEISYDPLDALSKVDVPTLLVFGEKDVWIPVRTSVERARALDRKTLQVVSIEDADHAMMESLTPQQQIDPAMSKQFRPESAEYFVALGSWLTAGGFGRMH, encoded by the coding sequence ATGAGCGGCGCGCTGGGCGATCCGAAGACGTCGCGCTGGCTCAAGGAGATCTCGTACGACCCGCTCGACGCGCTGTCCAAGGTCGACGTGCCCACGCTGCTGGTGTTCGGCGAAAAAGACGTATGGATTCCGGTCCGGACATCGGTGGAGCGGGCGAGGGCGCTCGATCGCAAGACACTGCAGGTGGTTTCGATCGAAGACGCCGATCACGCCATGATGGAATCGTTGACGCCGCAGCAGCAGATCGACCCGGCGATGAGCAAGCAATTCCGTCCGGAATCGGCAGAGTATTTCGTCGCGCTGGGCAGCTGGCTTACTGCGGGCGGGTTCGGTCGGATGCACTAA
- a CDS encoding energy transducer TonB: MKHCIRVSTAAVLALSLTACATLETDAGASVSARAYNQGMATQGADYYCGAGHCDQPPRLVSAVAPTYPTAALRAERTGQASVVFYIDEDGAVSDATLESATSPDFGQAALPAVRSWKYRPATRAGTPVRVGPMRQIIPFELEKDG, translated from the coding sequence ATGAAGCACTGCATCAGGGTGTCGACGGCGGCCGTTCTGGCGCTGTCGCTCACCGCTTGCGCGACATTGGAGACGGACGCGGGGGCGTCGGTTTCCGCCCGTGCCTACAACCAGGGAATGGCCACGCAGGGCGCCGATTATTATTGCGGTGCCGGCCACTGCGACCAGCCCCCCAGGCTCGTGAGCGCGGTTGCGCCGACGTATCCGACGGCCGCGCTGAGGGCCGAACGCACCGGGCAGGCCTCCGTGGTGTTCTACATCGACGAGGACGGTGCGGTGTCGGACGCGACGCTCGAATCGGCCACGTCCCCAGACTTCGGGCAGGCCGCACTGCCGGCCGTTCGTTCCTGGAAATACCGACCTGCCACCCGCGCCGGAACGCCGGTCAGGGTCGGTCCGATGCGTCAGATCATTCCGTTCGAGCTGGAGAAGGACGGCTGA